A segment of the Candidatus Bipolaricaulota bacterium genome:
GATGATCGCCCATACGAGGAACGCCATTCCGGCACTGGCACATCCGAACAACCCCCAGCGGAGCCCGAAAGAGAGCCGATCGGTGAACAGACCGTAAACGCTCCCGATGAACATCAGGACGAGCGCGCTCATCATGTTCAGAAACCGCTCCACGATCACGCTCGACGTCGCCTCTTGGGTCTGGTCGGTGAACCCGTGCGAGATCAGGTAGACCCGCACCGGTTCCCCGCCGAAGTTGGCGGATGGGGTGATGTAGGTGACGGTGTACCCGCTGGCAAACGCTCCCAGGACCTCGCTCCACCGCCGCTCGATCCCGTAGGAGCGGAGGAGGATCTTCCAGGTTAGCGCCCACAGGAAGAACATCGCCACTGCGTTCAGGAAGAAAACGGCCCCTCCCAGGGGGCCGAGGGAGAGGAACTCTTGCGTCACCCGGCGCCAGCCGACCCAGTGGAGGACCGCCCACAGGATTGCCCCTCCGATGCCGATGGAGAAATAAATCGTCAGCCGGCGTTTCAGTTTCGCGTTCATGGCTCCCTCTTTCCCGCTCCCTCCCATTGCGGCTGGACCCCACGCCACGGCGATACTAGCGCACCACCCGCCACGCGACCGTCCATCCCCCCGGACCGATCCGCAGGAGCATATCGGAAAATCCACTCATCATCGGCAAAATTGCCACCCCGACCGCATAGGCGACAAGCGGGGCTTCCTCCCGGAACAGGACGGCGAGGAGCTCCCCCACGCTCGGTCGCCCGACCAGGACCTCGTTCGCCCCGAGGCTTCGCATGATCTCAGCGAAGCCGTCCCCGGGGGAGATCGCCACCACCCCGGTTTGCGCATCCGTCCGCGGCTCCGACTCGCGGAACACCGCAGCGAACCCGGCGAGGAACTGGCTGAGGATCACTCCGGAGTTTCCCCGTGCTCCGA
Coding sequences within it:
- a CDS encoding flippase-like domain-containing protein, whose amino-acid sequence is MNAKLKRRLTIYFSIGIGGAILWAVLHWVGWRRVTQEFLSLGPLGGAVFFLNAVAMFFLWALTWKILLRSYGIERRWSEVLGAFASGYTVTYITPSANFGGEPVRVYLISHGFTDQTQEATSSVIVERFLNMMSALVLMFIGSVYGLFTDRLSFGLRWGLFGCASAGMAFLVWAIISFRHQRLWMTRGLRFIARLVPWRGYISRAADWFAVVEREIDCAFSPRRRRRTQLAFIPALLSSVLFALNPLIFFYFSAGIVLSLLDLTLIFALAMFLNMFLWVTPGGMGVIEGGLIGIFTLFGIGKAAAVGFSFALKLTEIVYVLYGIIYLFTHGTARLLHHPVSPPLGETSR